GCGGCGAGGTCAGGGCCATCTCGGCGTTGAGCAGCATCAGCAGCCCGAACCACACGGGGTCGTAGCCCAGGGCTATCACCACGGGCAGGAAGATCGGGACGGTGACCATGAAGATGGTCACCACTTCCATGATCATGCCCAGGATGAGCACCACGATCATCATGCCGATGATGATCAGGATGGGCGCCACGTCGAGTCCGGCGACGAAGCCGCTGATGCCCCGGGTGATGCCGGCGAACGCCATGATCTGGCTGAAGGTGGCCGAGGAGGCGAAGATCATCAGGATCATGGTGGACACCCGCACGGTGCCGCGCAGCGACACCAGCACGAGGTTCCGGTCGAGCTTGCCGTAGACGCCGGCCAGGATGAACGCCCCCAGGGCACCGGTGACCGCGGACTGGGACGGCGTCGCCACCCCGAGGAAGATGAGGCCCAGGGTGAGGAAGACGATGAGGCCCAGGGGCACGACGTACACCAGGGTCTCGTACACGCGCTGCCCCAAGGGCGGCCGCTCCACTGCGTACGCGGGAGCGAGATCCTTCTGGATGGCCGCCCGGGTGACGATGTAGATCATGTAGAGCGCTGCAAGCATGAGCCCGGGAATCGCCCCGCCGATGAGTATCTTGGCCACGGATATCTTGGCGATGGCCGCGAGGATGATGGCGAGCCCGCTGGGCGGGATCATCATGGCGAGGCCGCCGCCGCCCAGGATGGGACCCAGGCTCATGGGCTTCTTGTAGCCCTGCTTCTCCATCTCGGGGGTCAGCACGGTGGCCATCACCGTGGAGCTGGCCAGGGACGAGCCGCTCATGGTGGCGAACAGCGTGGCGAAGGCGATCCCCAGGATCGACAGCCGTCCCGGAATGCTGCCGAGCCAGTCGCCCAGCACCCGGAGCATGGTGTTGCCCATGCCGGAGTGGAAGATCACCATGCCCATGAGCGTGAACTCCACGATGGCCAGCAGCGTGAAGGTGGACAGCGCGGTCTGCATGTTGAGCACCACCAACTCCATGCCCGGGCCGCCGCCCCAAAGGGTCAGCGCGCCGCCGGCGGTCACCAGCATGAAGACGAAGGCGATGGGCAGGCCGGTCATCAGCAGCACGACGATGACCGAGAAGAAGGTCAGCAGCAGGAGCGGCCAATCCATGGCGTTACGGGTTCCTGGCCGGAAGCCGGGCGATCATCCCCGGTCCTCCGATGAAGTCCCGGCGTCCTGCCAGCGTCGGTAGTAGCCGCAGGTCCGGCGCATGAACTGGATGCACAGCGATGCGGCGCCGATGGGGATGGGGATCAGGAGCGGATACAGGGGCGGCTTGAGCGGGCTCTCGTACATCTTCGTGCCGGCCATGTACTCCATGACCGTGGTGGTGGTGGCGAAGTAGGCCAGCACCCCGGTCACAAGCACGCCGACGGCCGAGGTCACGATTCCCAGGAACGCCTGGTTCCTCCGGCTCAGCACCTCCACCACCACCTCCACCTTGACGTGGCCGTCCTCCCGCAAGAGCCACGCCGCGCCGAAAAACGCCAGGTAGAGGAGACAGTACTCGGCGAGCTCGATGGCCCACCCCAGGGCCGAGGCGAAGAACTGCCGGCTGGCGATGTCGGAAAGGGTGAGCAGGGAAGCCAGGACCACGGCCACCGCGGAGACCAGCATGGAAACGTCCAGGAACCGGTCCCAAGCGGCGCCGAGTTTCGTGAGGAAGACCTTCACCGCGTCCTGACCCCTCCCCGAGAGCACATCTGAAGCGTGAGCGGGAAACAGGAAAGGCAGACCCCGCGGCCGTCCGTCCCGTGTCGGCGGCGCAGGGGCTGCCCTCCTGTCAGGTGTCCGCCCCGAAAAGGATCACTGGCCCATCAAGGGCCGCATCTTGCCGACGAGTTCCTTGCCGACGCTCTTCTCGACCCGCGCCCAGGACTTGGTCATGACGTCGTTGAAGAAGCCGTCGTTGACGTCCTTGGGCCAGTCGATGCGCACCATGCCGTTCTTCTTGGCAACCTGCCAGGCATCGTCGAACTCCTTTTTCTTGAGGCTGACGAGGCCCTTCTCGGTCTCCGCCGCGGCATCCACCAGGGCTTTCTGCAGGTCGGCGGGCAGGCTGTTGAACTTCTTGAGGTTGACGCAAAGCACCGTGTTCTGGGCCGTGAAGAAGCCCGGGCCCACCCAGTACTTGAGCACCTCGTAGAGCTTCCCGTCCACGACGGTTGCCATGGGCGCCGGCCTCACGTCGATCAGGCCCCGTTGAAGGGCCGAGTACACTTCCGGACTCGCGACCCGCACCTTGCGCCCGCCGGCCCGTTCGATGATGGGCTCGTAGATCCCGGAAGTC
This Deltaproteobacteria bacterium DNA region includes the following protein-coding sequences:
- a CDS encoding TRAP transporter large permease subunit: MDWPLLLLTFFSVIVVLLMTGLPIAFVFMLVTAGGALTLWGGGPGMELVVLNMQTALSTFTLLAIVEFTLMGMVIFHSGMGNTMLRVLGDWLGSIPGRLSILGIAFATLFATMSGSSLASSTVMATVLTPEMEKQGYKKPMSLGPILGGGGLAMMIPPSGLAIILAAIAKISVAKILIGGAIPGLMLAALYMIYIVTRAAIQKDLAPAYAVERPPLGQRVYETLVYVVPLGLIVFLTLGLIFLGVATPSQSAVTGALGAFILAGVYGKLDRNLVLVSLRGTVRVSTMILMIFASSATFSQIMAFAGITRGISGFVAGLDVAPILIIIGMMIVVLILGMIMEVVTIFMVTVPIFLPVVIALGYDPVWFGLLMLLNAEMALTSP
- a CDS encoding TRAP transporter small permease subunit; this translates as MKVFLTKLGAAWDRFLDVSMLVSAVAVVLASLLTLSDIASRQFFASALGWAIELAEYCLLYLAFFGAAWLLREDGHVKVEVVVEVLSRRNQAFLGIVTSAVGVLVTGVLAYFATTTTVMEYMAGTKMYESPLKPPLYPLLIPIPIGAASLCIQFMRRTCGYYRRWQDAGTSSEDRG